One Nitrospinota bacterium genomic window, AAGGAGCCGTGGACACTCAACAGCGTAGCGGAGCATGTTTGCCGCCGCCTGCTGGAAGGGGGAATGGATGACGAAAAAATGCGGACGGAAACCGCATTGCAACGCGAACATCTGGCGGCGGCGCTGAAAGCAATTTCCGGCCTGCGGGTTTTTTCCACCTGCGCGAACTATCTCCTCATCGAGATCGAATCAAAAATCCTCACGGCGGGGGAACTGAGATCCCGGTTGCTGTCGAAAGAGAAAATCCTCATCCGCGATTGCGCCAATTTCGACGGTTTGGATCCATATTGGTTCCGCGTGGCGGTGCGGAGCGGAGCCGACAATGCCCGTTTGACAACGGCTCTGAAAGGGGCCTTATGCACGCCTTCGCAATAGGATTGGGGTATTTTCTTGATCTTTTGCTTAAAGACCCGCACACCGCGTGGCATCCGGTGCGTCTTATCGGCAACTTCATTTCCGCGCAGGAACGGTTCTACCGCGGCATCTTAAAGCTGGAGCTGGCCGGCGGACTGCTGTTGGCGATTATTACCCCCGGCGCGGTGTTTTTCCTTTCGCTGGCGATGCTCATTGCATTGGAGCGGATACATTGGAGTCTGGCGTTCATCGGCGATGCGGTGCTTGTCTGGTGCGCCATTTCGCCGTCGGCGCTGGCGGCCGAAGCGCGCGTGATCGAAAAACGCCTGGAAGCGGGGGACGATGCGGGGGCGAAAACGGCGCTCTCGATGATTGTCGGGCGCGATACGGCGCATATGGACCGCGCGGCTATCGCGCGCGCCACGGTTGAAACGGTGGCGGAAAACAGCGTGGACGGCGTCATTAGCCCGTTGCTGTACGCCGCGCTGGGAGGCGGGCCGCTGGCGATGGCATACCGCGCTGTGAATACCTGTGATTCGATGGTCGGCTACCGGAACGAGCGATACGAGCGCTTTGGGAAAATCCCGGCCCGCGTTGATGATTTCGCCAATTTCATCCCCGCGCGTGCCGCGCTGGCCGTCATCGCTGTTGCCGCGTGGCTGGCGGGGTTGAATCCGCAAAAGGCGGTGGTCATAGGGTGGCGTGACCGCCTGAAACATCCCAGCCCCAACAGCGCGCATGGGGAAGCGGCGTTTGCCGGGGCGCTGGGGGTGCGGCTGGGCGGGCCGAGTGTTTATGGCGGCATTGTGAAAGAAAAGCCGTGGCTGGGGGACGAAATCAAACCGATGGATGAACTGGTAATCGCACAAGCGCGCCGGTTATTGGGGTGGACGGCATTGGTTGCGGCTCTTTGCGCCGGGGGCGTTTCGCTGTTTTTATTTTAGCCGCATTTCACGGTTATTAAATTATAGTAGAATATCGTGTGGGATAAAGGGATAAACGGGGATCGGCGGCCGCCAAGGCATTTTATATGTTACAACCGTGCCGTTAAGCGATCTCTGATTCAGCCTCGTCTGGAATTGTAAGGAGGGGAGATGGAAATGGAA contains:
- the cobD gene encoding cobalamin biosynthesis protein CobD, which gives rise to MHAFAIGLGYFLDLLLKDPHTAWHPVRLIGNFISAQERFYRGILKLELAGGLLLAIITPGAVFFLSLAMLIALERIHWSLAFIGDAVLVWCAISPSALAAEARVIEKRLEAGDDAGAKTALSMIVGRDTAHMDRAAIARATVETVAENSVDGVISPLLYAALGGGPLAMAYRAVNTCDSMVGYRNERYERFGKIPARVDDFANFIPARAALAVIAVAAWLAGLNPQKAVVIGWRDRLKHPSPNSAHGEAAFAGALGVRLGGPSVYGGIVKEKPWLGDEIKPMDELVIAQARRLLGWTALVAALCAGGVSLFLF